TTGTACGTACACATATTTTTCGAAGCACCTGAGGTAAGTTGACTAAATCTGGTGTTGGTCCCACACCCACAAATCATATCATTTGTGTCGGATCGACACAGGTGTGGCAGGGATTTAGGGGGGTCCCACAACATAGATAAAAACTGAATAAATTGCCTGAGTACATTCTTTTTAGGAGTACATTCTTTTTAGGGTTATCTTGTTCAAGAGTTACTGAACGAACAATAAAGTGAAATAATTTGTCTTAGTTTCTTCTATGTAATTTTCCTTCTCAAAATGTTGAGGGAAATGAGAAGCTAATGTCGATAACCAGTGTTCCTAATCATTGTTCCAATATTCTTGATATGGGAATGTCCAGTGTGATTTGTTCCTTGTGATTTTTTATCACTGTAGGGGTTAGTTATGTGGTACACCTTTTCTCACTTATTAAGACATTTTCTGGACTGATTATCTGACCTCAGTATCTTGTGTGCGCGCAAATTATTGATCATGCAGGAAACAGAAATCGTATTTTGCAGTGGTTCTCTTATTTTGCTGGTACTGGTTATGTGGACCATACAAAGGGGGCTAAGGCACTGTCCCAGTTTGCTTTTGTGAATAGAGACATCTGTTGGGAGGAGCTCGAGTGGAAGGGGAAACATGGGCAATCACCTGCAATGGTTGCCACTAAGCCTCACTATTTTCTTGATCTGGATGTCGAACGAACAGTGGAAAATTTTCTTGAGTATGTTCCTGAATTTTGGTCATCTAAGGAATTTGCCGAGTCACTAAGAGATGGTGATATTCTGACcattgataataatttttttatcaatatgtTTGTTGACTTGATGTACAAGGATAATTTGAAAGAAGTATGGGAAATTATAGATGAGTTTCTGAATGAGCAATCTTTCTCTTTCTTATGTCAACACCTTCTCATCATTCTGGAGGAAGAAGATCTAATGGTTTTCTTGGACTTACTCCAAAGTTATGTTAAACCAAGCTTGCAAAAGATGGATTGCCATGATTCTCTTGATCAATTGCTTGAGATCATCCTCTCCAAGTGTAATGGCAATAATTCTCTTGATCAGTTGCTTCTCTTGAATGCGGTTGCTACTCAAAGTCGGCAGCTTATGCGATTTATACGTGAAGAAGGTAGTCAGGAGCAAAAGGAGAAGGTTAAGCATGTTATTTTCCAAATTTGTAAACCAACAAGCCCTAAAGATAGATTTACACCAATTCTGAGGGAATGCTTCAGAAGAAAATCTTCTGAGAGTATCAAATGGCTGGGACTGCAGTCTTGGGCCTTTTACTGTTACTTATCTGAGGATTACAGAAATTCCAGTTCCTGGGAAAATTTATTTGCTTGCAACAACATAAGCTTCCGCAAATCAAAGACTTATCCAATATTAGATCATGATCAGCTTCAGGAAGAAAGTGAGTTTGAGCAGGACAATAGGTCAGCCAGAAATAAGCGCAAGAAAAGGCAAAAACacagaaagaaaaagagaagggaTATTGACTTTGAGGAATTAAATGGGGATGAATTTGCCGATGTAATTACAAATAGACTGGAGTTGTATTCGACATCTGGTGACTGGTTGCTTTCTACCGATGGGTATTCTAGCACTTGGAGCAGCGTAAGTTCAAAATACATTGTTTTCATTCAAGGTCTTGCCATACTTTTCCAGTTTTCTATTGCTCTCTTGACATTTGACATATGAATCTTGAACCTTTAGGTGTTCAACTCTTCCATGTATAGGCTCTTAGAGCATTTGACATTTGTCATATGTAATTTAGACTGTTACCTGGGCAACTAACAATTTGAGGATTTTGTCCATCTTTGGCAATTTGAATTGCAAAATAATGCTGATTTACTCATCTTTCTCAGGTGAAAGAATAGTATTTTGAGCAGTGAGTTGCATGCATCGTGTTACTTCTGTTAGATCTTTGTTTTATGTCGATGGAAAGAGGAGTGTGGGTACCTAGGCAGCCTCATGGGTAAATGTTGATAGATAGTGTGCAATATCCTTGTTTGAAATGTTAAAATTACTTTTGTTTGTGGTTGTCTAATATCATGATTTATACAGGCGGACCTACCTGAGCATATATCGAAACATTGCTTCTTCACGTGGATGAAGTGGGTTTTTACTGAATGAATAGATGATTATTCACTCTTCGCATGGAGTTGTTATGAAACGACATAATGATTATGGTCATGTGTTTTCTGCATGCACCTTCTGATTGAAGAATTTGAAGGTTTAGTTGATCAGAGCTTCAACTGCTCTCTTTTCTGCGTCcatcatttaatttcttttttgggtTTTCTTTAGGGACAGACTGAGTGATTTTACTCATAATTTGTGATACTTGTGGCTATAACCTAAtcttattttgtatttgattTTTGTGATTGCAGGTGGATTGGACAAGTAGCACAAGTGCCGGTTCTTGATTTATCACTCTGGTTCTATGTAGAGGAAGAATCTATTAAAATGGTTCTGTTCTACGTAATTGCAACTTTGTATTTCCTTACCTTGGAGTCCTGCCTTGTGAGTCAAGTATCTGCCAAGTAGTGATTGTGAAGGTAACGCTGAGTATGTGGACATTGCAGGTTTAAGTTCAGGTTCTTCCTTGGCTGCTTATGTGCTTCAGGCTCAGCCTAATTTCCCTTTCTTCCTACCATGTCTCCAATGGGCAGAGTTCCTTTATTACAATTTGCCAGTGCCCAGGAAATCCGGAAGTTTCTTTTGCATCTAGTTTAGGTAACAATTAAAAGCTTACAACTACATCTTCTGCAGGGCCTTATGAACTTGAAAAcaagaatataattaaattggCCAGCTTTGACTCCTTTAGATTGTATTCTGGCTGCACTCAATTCACCTCTAGATTCTTCGCTTTCTATTGATCttgattaattagttcaaatttagtttttttttcttggtgTGTTTTTAGAGTTATCTTGCTGGACCGAGCAACATGCTCTTAGTAAGTTTCTTCAGTGTTGGTGGAAGTCCTGGAGACAGCTCtatgtttctttttaattctttgTGCGCTTTGAAATCCTGCATATTTTGTTcaaattgttgttttttttttttttgggNNNNNNNNNNNNNNNNNNNNNNNNNNNNNNNNNNNNNNNNNNNNNNNNNNNNNNNNNNNNNNNNNNNNNNNNNNNNNNNNNNNNNNNNNNNNNNNNNNNNNNNNNNNNNNNNNNNNNNNNNNNNNNNNNNNNNNNNNNNNNNNNNNNNNNNNNNNNNNNNNNNNNNNNNNNNNNNNNNNNNNNNNNNNNNNNNNNNNNNNNNNNNNNNNNNNNNNNNNNNNNNNNNNNNNNNNNNNNNNNNNNNNNNNNNNNNNNNNNNNNNNNNNNNNNNNNNNNNNNNNNNNNNNNNNNNNNNNNNNNNNNNNNNNNNNNNNNNNNNNNNNNNNNNNNNNNNNNNNNNNNNNNNNNNNNNNNNNNNNNNNNNNNNNNNNNNNNNNNNNNNNNNNNNNNNNNNNNNNNNNNNNNNNNNNNNNNNNNNNNNNNNNNNNNNNNNNNNNNNNNNNNNGAGGGGGGGTCAGATATTGTGCTTGATTTGATTCGTTGCACAAAATTAGCTTTATGACCTATCCTGTGCCACTGGTTGGGTTGTGTTGAAGCCAAAAGTCGTGTTGATGGTGAAGTTATACCTTTGTAGGACATGGACTGTTACATGGTTGACTGGTTAGTTATAAGACATGGATAGTCATATGGAGAACAAATAATAgttaatatagaaaataaaaatcataggACGATTGCTGTATGGTGAATTGAACATATTGTGATTGTTATTCACTGATATCTTATTGTAAGCTAAATTTGTCTTCAGATGTTCTTATCTACGTACGTGTTAGATTCAAGATATGGTCATTAATAAAGTGGGTTGTAATATGTGCATGAATTAAATGCAAGATCTTATGATGTTTGTATTGTAATCTAGGGTTTGAAatgtattttgtttatttttagaataaacTGATTAAGATAGGAGGGCTATTTTGTTCATTTTGGGTACTTCGATTCATGAATTACTAAATCTCGTATTTTTATTCCACTTATTTAGCATAAGataattcatacaaaatttccCAACTTACGTATGAAAGAATATGGTTTGGTTTGTATCTCAACAACTTTTGATATAACACTTGGCACAAAAAATATCTGTTATGTTTTGTTACTGCCTGCGGTTCACGCGGGTCGGAGGAAATAAAGAAGTGTCCAAATAATAAAGGAAGTTGTAAGATGAGcaaatgatttttcattaaaatacaaTGGTACTACTTGAGGAGGATTTGTGGGGTCGCATTTTCAGGATATATTGGATGTCAATATCCTAATAATATTACCATTTGTTGGGTAAACATCTGAAGCATCATGTACtggtcattttcaaaatttaagtaaattttgtaGAACAATATCATGCAACTTGGAAACAACATATGTTCTTTTGAAACGAATCAAAACCTTAAATTGGGTTTCATCAATCTCACCACATGTTTTCATGtcttaaagaaagaaaagactGAGTACTGTTTAATTTGAACCAATAGTAGAACTAAGATTGCATATTTGTCTTTTCGTACATTCACTGCTACCTTGAGAAACATTTACTGCAAGACTCTTTGGCTGACTGAATTTGCTAATAAATAGTTTTTCTTGAATGAGCAACAAGTTGGTGTAAAAACTCATAAAATAGAATTTACATGCATCCCATTTGCACATTTACTCCACCAACAGTATTTTCTCATACATAAATAAGTCCAACAGAAAAGTTTGTTCTTAAGCAGCATACCACTATTCTGTGGGGCATAAACCGATGTCACCACTAACCTGACATTTTCTATTTATAGCTACAGGTTGATATACTTATATTCGGAAACATGAAATTATTTACTGAAAATTGGCTCTATTGTTTTATAGTTTAAACATCTCAAGCATGGTTGAAGTAATAGTTAACACTACTAATTATGTGCAATTGTCCTACCCTATTTCTTCTCTTAATTACTCTTTAGGGAAGGAGGGAAGAGGTTTTTGCTAAAAGTTGCACTACTTCCAACAGGATGGAATACTCTGGAAGCCATAAAATAGGCTCGTATATAAAGCTTTGACCTGAATTTTATGAGATGGGAGGGAAACCACAAAGTTTCAAATACAAATCTTAGTATAGGAAAATCCATTCAATACCTGTGGATATAGGGATTTGGTTGGGTAGTCGAGGTATACAAACAAAGCTATCCTAGAAGGAACTTTTGAAAGTAATTTGGAAACagaaaatcgataaaaaaaaCAGTAACGAATACTTTCTGTCGAGTGTTTTCTTGCTTTCTTcttagaagataaaaaaaaatcaaaataatttagtttGTCTCCAAATCATTCATTTGGTAACTTTCAAAGCTTCTTCAAGTtgaatacaatatattttaaaacgggattttcaaaattgaccactatAAATTTGTCACATCCAGTGAATTATCAAAAAACagttatgtatttttttcaattttttgttatttggatGAGATACTCGTTCGTATATGTTAAGTACAAGagtattgttttcttttttgctGATTGAATCAGTGAAATCATTGCATACATTggaatttatagtttttttcgAAAATTTTGTATCCAAATTAAGATGTATAATGAATGAATTGAAAATGGTTTTTTTAGTTCAttagttttttttctatttgaatgCATACAATAATTTGTATCCCATTAAGTTAATGTAACTAATCGATCATGAACTATATGTTGAATACaacaatatatgaatacaaaagtgagatgaaaatacaaaattataaatacaaagtGAGATCGAACATAAATTTCTGAGTACAAAAGAAATACTTTCTtcatttgaaatacaaaatgattttgaaagataaaatacAAACTAATCCATCATGAACTATATGTTGAATACaacaatatatgaatacaaaagtgagatgaaaatataaagttaaaaatacAAAGTGAGATTGAATATAAAGTTGTGAATGCAAAAGAAATACTCTCTcaatttgaaatacaaagtgacCTTGAAAGGTAAAGTAGGCACATAAAAGACAACTTGTTGGTATACAATTAGGTTGAATACAAAACAAAAGAGATATACAAACTtgttcatataaattgagattgAAGTACAAAATGAATACCCAATACGATAAAAAATTGTTAGCATACAGTtagaatgaataaaaattaagaagtaAATACAAACATGTTGGTACACTAATTGAGATTGAAATATaatgtaaaaacaaaaattgtaaACCTTTTTGATATATAGATAGAATGAATGCACAAataagatgttgattatgtagacaaacaaataaaaaaaattgtttaatcgACTAAAAATCTGAGATACATAAATATTAGATGAATATGGAAACAAATTTGcataaaaaatttgataaaaaaatactataatatGTAGAATgcgaaatataaataaaaaatggtgATATTTATATCCGCAATATATAGAATCTAAAATATACACCATTATCGTTGATTTTaaacaacaaatcaaaataaatttaaataaataatgaaaattaccTTGCCAATCGATAAATCTGcttgaattaataaaaagatgtcatttAACAATAGAGAAAATTTcttgaattaaaatatgaattttgatgaacAATTTGTGAGCaccttgaagaaagagaatcTGAAAATGTGAAAAAAGGGTTAGAAACGTGAAAGGTGGGGGTAGAAATGCTAAAGGTGAAGAAGGAATGTTAATGGGTATTTATAACTGATTGGTTTAGAATTTGGTCCAATATATGAAggttttaataaataaaattaattttaaatactaaaatctgaatatatattattttctaatatatcAGCATTCTGCCAttttaaataagtattttaaagtgttgttattttgactaaatatgTTAGGTATTATGACTTAATTgctaatttttcctattttttctaGTGGGATCGCCTTTTCATTCCGAGGCAACCCCTATATCTATTTGTTAATTTCGATCAATATTTGGCTAtctgatatattttttttagcaaaaaCCCTATTTTCTTTTCAGATTccaataatttgttttttcagattctaaaaacacattacaatttttttttactaatattgtTGTTGGCTACATATTCTAATTTCTCCACATGTATTTCAGGATTGATACTTTTGGCTCCAAGAATATAGGAACTGGAAGTTTAAACCCTATGATTACTTCATAACCGTTAATTGGAAGTTCAAACTATTTAGCTTAGGCTTCCTCGATTGAGTTGTGGTCCAAAGATCAAGGTGTAAAAGATCACTTAAAAAACAATACTTGTGTGGTAGATGAAAAGGAAAAGGCTAATGAAGAAGATGCAAAAGTCAAAGTATAATGAGAGAAGCTTGATATGCTTATTTGTGTAGTCTCTTTGACACGACCCAGgggtaccccctagatgtaacatgatGTATAAGACCCCGAAAGACCCATACAAGCCacttaacattcataacataagaaattaaataataaaggtAAAACAATATTTCAAGTCCAATAGTTTTATAAAAGTAAAGCGGAAGTCTAAAACACTTGCCTCAACAACCAACTAGTACAATAGAATTAAATTGGGCCTAGATCATACATCATGTACATAActgaaaatataagaaaaaaactaaaacgCTAATCCGTCCATGAAGCATGAGGACTAACCAAAGCTCGaaaacctcaaaatcaaccattaGCCACAAAACTGAGAAACCTGAAAGTCGGACACTACATTTGGGGAAACATTGAAAAGAGTATGCGTTAATacaaaaatgtaccaagtatgatagctatgcataaaatatttaaatcatgacaaagaggacatttcatgaCATGCAATTGACCAAAGCTAAAACATGATATAAACGGGTtagaaaacataagtcataaaacaTGGTCTGCAAGCTAACACCTTTAAAGCCTTTGAACACATATGATATACTTCTTGAAGTAACCTAATTCATTATTAATGTGAGAATTatccttaactgacatagagaCCATGCGAGCTATAACATGAACCCCCAATGTCTCCTACATCGAAAAGGGTTGTCCTACTTGACAAGGTAAGGACGA
The nucleotide sequence above comes from Solanum pennellii chromosome 9, SPENNV200. Encoded proteins:
- the LOC107031478 gene encoding uncharacterized protein LOC107031478, with amino-acid sequence MYAFRKTNHTLIFFPQTLASVSDTVSDIMLQLFLSQPSWKENATDESVEMGKALLNELESVIWSLMLVEGRSECRLWLCNAVAEMRSITPRNQRELFMTLLRSKPLKQPLIGQLLQLLFQKEPQKAGLIIAKKCFLLENFFKGNRNRILQWFSYFAGTGYVDHTKGAKALSQFAFVNRDICWEELEWKGKHGQSPAMVATKPHYFLDLDVERTVENFLEYVPEFWSSKEFAESLRDGDILTIDNNFFINMFVDLMYKDNLKEVWEIIDEFLNEQSFSFLCQHLLIILEEEDLMVFLDLLQSYVKPSLQKMDCHDSLDQLLEIILSKCNGNNSLDQLLLLNAVATQSRQLMRFIREEGSQEQKEKVKHVIFQICKPTSPKDRFTPILRECFRRKSSESIKWLGLQSWAFYCYLSEDYRNSSSWENLFACNNISFRKSKTYPILDHDQLQEESEFEQDNRSARNKRKKRQKHRKKKRRDIDFEELNGDEFADVITNRLELYSTSGDWLLSTDGYSSTWSSADLPEHISKHCFFTWMKWVFTE